The Mya arenaria isolate MELC-2E11 chromosome 16, ASM2691426v1 genome includes a window with the following:
- the LOC128221866 gene encoding uncharacterized protein LOC128221866, translated as MASRRKQSYIYDDDTDEVDFDFYCSDTEQKCQAKLNNDCENLIISQRPEQNELQIKINNELKDEEIAENVMEIREPYTPSDIKVIPLDGEEGKKTASIKSAGNEENKKMACSLCANRTRVLNVSQLEKGQHISMPGKYGKLYEHHAIVIDVKSTSGTQVLLELIHFRRDEKDKIIKITKNEQTYDLGFNQLYITQYGHRRHSRKDIVKRADTIMCDYKQSKFKKYNFLQLNCEHFATWCVNGKEECFQVQKCLDFLVKVTTAVFCGSSRVVRALLKVLIMSTDKLAAFLSYAVPEISIGANACVYLLYCIANTVYVYWNYRTKNVCRACLKRKLKEMWLNFGVFVGLAALQFVIYTFALSSIGPIIGNPLIAVVVLLFIALQVAVIKIIRVLRNPFQVKKRKIKTPLQLRVADIVAFRYYGLEHVAIISDITDVNEGSRSARVKCIHYGLRHLFAKREIVDEDFEMNLAVSSWHVYDVNGPHTYSRDKRLSRARKRVGEKRWKITNRSDFLCHWATIKTTNEDDIFPEVHTDEKLPAGKKAITNTRNDNEENMPVDLLNTTPVYIAEELRLGDVVTFKNEKGILVKKKTTDDQQKEVLIDLIIPEYPIVKRIKYTVDLNTNDIYVLHYHPARCIPMQERVKRALFLEKKRVPFYASNALIKACIVKERLFTFTRFFRKFSIMFDDSPDVDSSCSS; from the exons ATGGCTTCACGACGAAAACAGTCATATATCTATGATGATGACACAGATGAGGTTGATTTCGATTTCTACTGTTCTGACACGGAACAAAAATGTCAAGCAAAGcttaacaacgattgtgaaaact TGATTATTTCACAAAGACCTGAACAAAATGAACTTCAAATAAAGATTAATAACGAATTGAAAGATGAGGAAATAGCGGAAAATGTCATGGAAATACGAGAACCGTATACACCATCAGATATAAAAGTTATTCCTCTTGACGGGGAGGAAGGTAAAAAAACAGCTTCCATAAAATCAGCAGGAAATgaggaaaacaaaaaaatggcaTGTTCACTTTGTGCTAATCGTACTCGTGTTTTGAACGTATCTCAGTTAGAGAAGGGACAACATATTTCAATGCCAGGTAAATATGGAAAGCTTTATGAGCACCATGCAATCGTCATCGACGTAAAAAGTACGTCAGGAACACAAGTTTTACTGGAGCTGATACATTTTCGCAGAGACGAGAaagataaaatcattaaaattaccAAAAATGAGCAAACATATGACCTTGGATTTAATCAACTTTATATCACACAATATGGGCATCGCAGACATTCAAGGAAGGATATTGTTAAACGCGCAGATACAATTATGTGTGATTACAAACAATCTAAGTTTAAGAAATACAACTTTTTGCAATTAAACTGTGAACATTTTGCAACTTGGTGTGTAAACGGTAAAGAAGAAtgttttcaagttcaaaaatgtTTAGACTTTCTTGTCAAAGTTACCACAGCGGTCTTTTGCGGTAGTAGTCGAGTAGTTAGGGCGCTTTTAAAAGTTCTAATCATGAGTACGGATAAACTAGCGGCTTTTTTGTCTTACGCTGTTCCAGAAATTAGTATTGGGGCAAATGCGTGTGTTTActtgttgtattgtattgcaaatACAGTATACGTATACTGGAACTACAGGACAAAAAATGTATGTAGGGCTTGTTTGAAAAGGAAATTGAAAGAGATGTGGTTAAACTTTGGAGTTTTTGTTGGATTAGCTGCTTTACAATTTGTGATTTACACTtttgcattgtcatccattgGACCTATAATAGGAAACCCGTTGATTGCCGTTgtagttttgttgtttattgCGTTGCAAGTTGCTGTAATAAAGATAATACGCGTCCTTAGAAATCCATTTCAAGTGAAGAAAAGGAAAATTAAAACGCCCTTGCAGCTTAGAGTTGCAGACATAGTGGCCTTCAGATATTATGGACTAGAGCATGTCGCAATTATTTCGGATATTACGGATGTAAACGAAGGATCACGGTCAGCAAGAGTCAAATGCATCCATTATGGTCTTCGCCATTTGTTTGCGAAGAGAGAAATTGTTGACGAAGACTTTGAAATGAATCTTGCAGTTTCATCATGGCATGTATATGACGTAAATGGCCCACATACTTATTCAAGGGACAAAAGGCTAAGTCGTGCCAGAAAAAGGGTCGGTGAAAAAAGATGGAAAATCACAAATAGATCAGACTTTTTATGCCACTGGGCAACAATTAAAACTACAAATGAAGATGACATTTTTCCGGAGGTCCACACTGATGAAAAGCTACCCGCAGGAAAGAAAGCAATTACAAACACTCGCAACGATAACGAGGAGAACATGCCAGTTGATCTGTTGAACACAACACCCGTGTACATAGCTGAAGAGCTAAGATTAGGTGATGTTGTAACTTTTAAAAACGAAAAGGGTATACTGGTTAAGAAGAAAACGACAGATGATCAACAAAAAGAAGTGTTAATAGATCTGATCATTCCTGAATACCCAATTGTAAAACGAATAAAATACACCGTAGACTTGAAcacaaatgatatatatgtgTTGCATTACCACCCAGCTCGTTGCATTCCAATGCAAGAGCGTGTGAAACGGGCATTGTTTCTGGAAAAAAAACGTGTGCCCTTTTATGCCAGTAATGCACTCATAAAAGCCTGCATCGTGAAAGAAAGGCTATTCACATTTACAAGATTTTTTCGGAAATTTTCGATAATGTTCGATGATTCACCAGATGTGGATTCAAGCTGTTCATCATGA